One Callospermophilus lateralis isolate mCalLat2 chromosome 6, mCalLat2.hap1, whole genome shotgun sequence genomic region harbors:
- the Tnfaip3 gene encoding tumor necrosis factor alpha-induced protein 3, whose amino-acid sequence MAEQLLPQALYLSNMRKAVKIRERTPEDIFKPTNGIIHHFKSMHRYTLEMFRTCQFCPQFREIIHKALIDRSIQASLESQKKLNWCREVRKLVALKTNGDGNCLMHAACQYMWGVQDTDLVLRKALFSTLKETDTRNFKFRWQLESLKSQEFVETGLCYDTRNWNDEWDSLIKMASTDTPAARSGLQYNSLEEIHIFVLCNILRRPIIVISDKMLRSLESGSNFAPLKVGGIYLPLHWPAQECYRYPIVLGYDSQHFVPLVTLKDSGPEIRAVPLVNRDRGRFEDLKIHFLTDPENEMKDKLLKEYLMVIEIPVQGWDHGTTHLINAAKLDEANLPKEINLVDDYFELVQHEYKKWQENNEQGRRGARAQNPAEPSTPQLSLMDVKCETPNCPFFMSVNTQPFCHECSERRQKSQNKLPKLNFKPGPDGLPGVALGASRGEAFEPSAWNPEEPAGGPHSAPPTAPSLFLFSETTAMKCRSPGCPFTLNVQHNGFCERCHSARQINANHTTDTTRHLDPGKCRACLQDVTRTFNGICSTCFKRTTAEPSSSLGSSLPPSCHQRSKSDPSQLIQSLSPHSCHRAGNDAPSGCLSQASRTPGDRTGTSKCRKAGCVYFGTPENKGFCTLCFIEYRENKHFGTASGKASPTASRFQNAVPCLGRECGTLGSTMFEGYCQKCFIETQNQRFHEAKRTDQQLRSSQRRDVPRTTQGASRPKCARASCKNILACRSEELCMECQHLSQRVGPGTHRGEPTPEEPPKQRCRAPACDHFGNTKCNGYCNECFQFKQMYG is encoded by the exons ATGGCTGAGCAGCTTCTTCCTCAGGCTTTGTATTTGAGCAATATGCGGAAAGCTGTGAAGATAAGAGAGCGAACACCAGAAGACATTTTTAAACCTACCAATGGGATCATTCATCATTTTAAATCCATGCACCGATACACGCTGGAAATGTTCAGAACTTGCCAGTTTTGTCCCCAATTCCGGGAAATCATCCACAAAGCTCTCATTGACAGAAGCATCCAGGCTTCCCTGGAAAGCCAGAAGAAGCTCAACTGGTGTCGTGAAGTGAGGAAGCTCGTGGCACTGAAAACCAATG GTGATGGAaattgcctcatgcatgctgctTGTCAGTATATGTGGGGTGTCCAGGACACAGACCTGGTCCTGAGGAAGGCACTCTTCAGCACTCTCAAGGAGACAGACACACGCAACTTTAAATTCCGCTGGCAGCTGGAatctctgaaatctcaggaatTCGTGGAAACGGGACTTTGCTATGACACTAGG AACTGGAATGATGAGTGGGACAGCCTTATCAAAATGGCATCCACAGACACCCCAGCAGCCCGAAGTGGACTTCAGTATAATTCCCTGGaagaaattcatatatttgtCCTTTGCAACATCCTCAGAAGGCCCATCATTGTCATTTcag ATAAAATGCTGAGAAGTTTGGAATCAGGTTCCAATTTCGCCCCTTTGAAAGTGGGTGGGATTTACTTGCCTCTCCACTGGCCTGCACAGGAATGCTACAGATACCCCATTGTTCTTGGTTATGACAGCCAGCACTTTGTACCCCTGGTGACTCTGAAGGACAGTGGGCCTG aAATCCGAGCTGTACCACTTGTCAACAGAGACCGAGGAAGATTTGAAGACTTAAAAATTCACTTTCTGACAGATCCTGAAAATGAGATGAAGGACAAGCTCTTAAAGGAGTACTTGATGGTGATAGAAATCCCGGTCCAAGGCTGGGACCACGGCACCACTCATCTGATTAATGCTGCAAA GTTGGATGAAGCTAACTTACCAAAGGAGATCAACCTGGTAGATGATTACTTTGAACTTGTTCAGCATGAGTACAAGAAGTGGCAGGAGAACAACGAGCAGGGGAGGAGAGGGGCACGCGCGCAGAACCCTGCGGAACCTTCTACACCCCAGCTTTCTCTCATGGATGTAAAATGTGAAACGCCCAACTGCCCTTTCTTCATGTCTGTGAACACCCAGCCTTTCTGCCATGAGTGCTCAGAGAGACGGCAGAAGAGCCAAAACAAACTGCCAAAGCTGAACTTCAAGCCAGGCCCAGATGGGTTGCCCGGGGTGGCACTTGGGGCCTCTCGGGGAGAGGCCTTTGAGCCCTCAGCCTGGAACCCCGAGGAGCCAGCTGGAGGGCCTCATTCAGCCCCACCAACAGCACCCAGCCTTTTCCTGTTCAGCGAGACCACCGCCATGAAGTGCAGGAGTCCCGGCTGCCCTTTTACACTGAATGTGCAACACAATGGATTTTGTGAGCGTTGTCACAGTGCCCGGCAGATTAATGCCAACCACACCACAGACACCACCAGGCATTTAGATCCTGGTAAGTGCCGAGCCTGCCTCCAGGACGTTACCAGGACATTTAATGGGATCTGCAGTACTTGCTTCAAAAGGACTACAGCAGAGCCCTCCTCCAGCTTAGGTTCCAGCCTCCCTCCTTCCTGTCACCAGCGGTCCAAGTCAGACCCCTCACAGCTCATCCAGAGTCTTTCCCCGCACAGTTGCCACAGAGCTGGCAACGATGCCCCCTCTGGCTGCCTCTCCCAAGCTTCACGGACTCCAGGGGACAGGACCGGGACTAGCAAGTGCAGAAAAGCTGGCTGTGTGTATTTTGGAACTCCAGAAAACAAGGGATTTTGCACGCTGTGTTTCATCGAGTATAGAGAAAACAAAC ATTTTGGCACTGCCTCAGGGAAAGCCAGTCCCACAGCCTCCCGGTTCCAGAACGCTGTTCCGTGCCTAGGGAGGGAGTGCGGCACCCTTGGAAGCACCATGTTTGAAGGATACTGTCAGAAGTGCTTCATTGAAACTCAGAACCAAAGATTTCATGAAGCAAAAAGGACTGACCAGCAACTG AGATCGAGCCAGCGCAGAGATGTGCCTCGAACCACACAGGGCGCCTCAAGGCCCAAGTGTGCCCGAGCCTCCTGCAAGAACATCCTGGCCTGCCGCAGTGAAGAGCTCTGTATGGAGTGCCAGCATCTCAGCCAGCGGGTGGGCCCCGGGACCCACCGGGGTGAACCTACTCCTGAAGAGCCCCCCAAACAGCGCTGCCGGGCCCCTGCCTGCGATCACTTTGGCAACACCAAGTGCAACGGCTACTGCAATGAATGCTTTCAGTTCAAGCAGATGTATGGCTAA